A DNA window from Maribellus comscasis contains the following coding sequences:
- a CDS encoding TolC family protein: MKKQLFIIVALLMVNWGLFAQQKIEDVLQAVEQNNTTLAALRKNADAEKLNNRSGIFLENPEVEYHYLWVEPDAVGNRTDVSISQSFDFPTVYKFRNNISNIKNEQVELQFDKQKKDVLLETRLTCNELIYTNAMHAELDKRKLLADSIFVAYKQRFDAGETNILEYNKSRLNKLSAEKELEAVEIEQKALLIKLQGLNGGKPLDFSLKQFPILNIPSDFEKWYLVAEQKNPMLSWLKKEVQIRENKIKLSKAEQLPKINTGYMSEKRDAAHFQGFIIGVTIPLWENINTVKHAKAEAEALQSVTRDNKLRFYNLLKATHQKFIQLQENVVEYKSGMEDVNNASFLEKALNHGEIGLIDYILELSVYNESIDKILEMEKKLNDAFAELNQYM, from the coding sequence ATGAAAAAACAACTATTCATAATTGTCGCCCTGTTAATGGTAAATTGGGGGCTTTTCGCTCAGCAAAAAATAGAAGACGTGCTACAGGCAGTAGAACAAAACAATACTACATTGGCAGCTTTAAGAAAAAATGCCGACGCAGAAAAACTAAACAACCGTTCGGGAATTTTCCTGGAAAATCCGGAAGTAGAATATCACTACTTGTGGGTGGAGCCGGATGCTGTTGGCAACAGAACGGATGTGAGCATTTCTCAATCTTTCGATTTCCCAACCGTCTATAAATTCAGAAACAATATTTCGAATATAAAAAACGAACAAGTAGAACTTCAATTCGATAAACAAAAAAAAGACGTTCTGCTGGAAACGAGACTTACATGCAATGAACTTATATATACTAACGCAATGCACGCTGAACTTGATAAAAGGAAATTGCTCGCAGATAGTATTTTTGTTGCTTACAAGCAAAGATTTGATGCCGGAGAAACCAATATTCTGGAATACAATAAATCGCGTTTGAATAAATTATCGGCTGAAAAAGAACTGGAAGCCGTTGAGATTGAACAAAAAGCACTTCTCATTAAACTCCAAGGATTAAATGGGGGAAAGCCGCTTGACTTCAGTTTAAAACAATTTCCAATTTTAAATATTCCTTCTGATTTTGAAAAGTGGTATTTGGTAGCCGAACAAAAAAATCCAATGTTAAGCTGGCTAAAAAAAGAAGTTCAAATACGAGAAAACAAAATAAAACTTTCAAAAGCAGAACAGTTGCCTAAAATAAATACAGGCTACATGAGCGAAAAAAGAGATGCAGCACATTTTCAGGGTTTTATTATCGGTGTTACCATTCCTTTGTGGGAAAACATAAATACTGTAAAACATGCAAAAGCGGAGGCAGAAGCTCTACAAAGCGTCACCAGAGATAACAAATTGCGGTTTTACAACCTTTTAAAAGCAACACATCAAAAATTTATACAATTACAAGAAAATGTAGTGGAATATAAAAGTGGAATGGAAGATGTAAACAATGCGTCATTTTTGGAGAAAGCTTTAAATCACGGAGAAATTGGATTGATTGATTATATTCTCGAACTTTCTGTTTACAATGAAAGTATCGATAAAATTTTGGAAATGGAAAAGAAATTGAATGACGCTTTTGCAGAATTAAATCAATACATGTAA
- a CDS encoding efflux RND transporter permease subunit → MLNNIIKFSLKNKYFILFSSVVLVIFGTYTAQNMDVDVFPDLTAPTVVIMTDVHGMASEEVERLVTFPIETAVNGANDVRRVRSSSSQGFSFVWVDFDWGTDVYKARQIVSEKLIQVTAQMPVGAGQPILAPQSSVMGEIFFIGMQADSTSMMDLRTIAEWNVKPLILATGGVSQVTIIGGDLKQFQVLVDPQKMGYYKVSLEELAGICKGISQNSMGGIVRQYGNEYVIRGIARTFDLEELGNSFIKTRNGKPVRIRDVAEVKIGSAVKMGYASHNSKPAIIVSVSKQPHVNTLEVTELIERNLEELKNTLPPDVHLDTKIFRQADFINTSVNNVQNALIEGAIFVIVILFIFLGSFRTTIISLLAIPLSLLGAIIVMKAFGLNINTMSLGGMTIAIGSLVDDAIIDVENVYKRLRQNHQKPLNERESYFTVVFEASKEIRSSILNATIIIMVAFLPLFFLSGMEGRMLKPLGIAFTVSLFVSLVVAMTLTPLLSKMILANNKYLAKNEKEKWLVRKLSDLYERSLTWTLKHKTLAISSTLAVFVVAIIAFSTLGRSFLPEFNEGSLTLSVVSKPGISLEESNRIGNLAEDELLAIPEVLTTARRTGRGELDEHSQTTNSAEIDVNFQLEKRSQEEFLADVRMTLASIPGIAFTVGQPLGHRIDHMLSGTRANIAIKLFGNNLNRMFTIGNEIRNTIIGIEGLVDVNVQQQVEIPQIQIRPDRDLLANYGITIEQFNKFVDIAFAGAKMGDIFEGQQSFDLILRLNKDYTESIEGIKNALIGTWDGKKVPLEEVAEIKSASGPSSISRENVQRKLVISANVAGRDLRSVVEDIQKNINANIELPEGYRVEYGGQFESEAKASRTLLLASVISILLIYLLLFQEFRNFKLAGIILLNLPLALIGGIFAIYFTSGVLSIPAIIGFITLFGIATRNGILLISNYQKLQKQGFSLAETVIKGSSDRLNAILMTALTAALALIPLAMRGHLSGNEIQSPMAKVILAGLLTSTLLNVYIIPIVFVLLNGRGNVKTEEA, encoded by the coding sequence ATGCTGAATAATATTATAAAGTTTTCTTTAAAGAACAAATATTTCATTCTGTTTAGTTCTGTGGTATTGGTTATTTTCGGAACTTACACGGCTCAAAATATGGACGTAGATGTATTTCCAGATCTAACCGCACCAACAGTTGTGATAATGACCGATGTTCACGGGATGGCTTCAGAGGAAGTGGAACGACTGGTTACATTTCCTATTGAAACTGCTGTTAACGGCGCAAATGACGTTCGCAGAGTGCGTTCTTCCTCATCGCAGGGATTTTCATTTGTTTGGGTCGATTTTGACTGGGGAACAGATGTATATAAAGCCCGGCAAATTGTAAGTGAAAAACTGATTCAGGTAACAGCTCAAATGCCTGTTGGTGCCGGGCAGCCCATTTTAGCGCCACAATCGAGTGTAATGGGCGAAATATTTTTTATTGGGATGCAGGCCGACAGCACCAGCATGATGGATTTGCGAACCATTGCAGAATGGAATGTAAAACCACTTATTCTTGCAACCGGAGGCGTTTCTCAGGTTACAATAATTGGTGGAGACCTGAAACAATTCCAGGTGTTGGTCGATCCGCAAAAGATGGGATATTACAAGGTATCATTGGAAGAACTGGCTGGCATCTGTAAGGGAATCAGTCAAAACTCGATGGGCGGTATAGTTCGTCAGTACGGAAATGAGTATGTCATTCGGGGGATAGCCCGAACTTTTGACCTGGAAGAACTGGGAAATTCATTTATCAAAACACGAAACGGAAAACCGGTTCGAATTCGCGATGTGGCTGAGGTAAAAATTGGAAGCGCGGTAAAAATGGGCTATGCATCGCACAACAGCAAACCTGCAATTATTGTATCCGTGTCAAAACAGCCACACGTAAATACACTGGAAGTTACAGAGCTGATTGAAAGAAATTTGGAAGAACTAAAAAACACGCTTCCCCCTGATGTACATCTGGATACCAAAATTTTTCGGCAGGCAGATTTTATCAATACTTCGGTAAACAACGTACAAAATGCGTTGATCGAGGGGGCAATTTTTGTAATTGTTATTCTTTTTATTTTCCTTGGAAGTTTCAGAACTACTATCATCTCTTTACTTGCCATTCCCTTGTCATTACTTGGAGCAATTATTGTGATGAAAGCCTTTGGACTAAATATTAATACCATGAGTTTAGGCGGAATGACCATTGCAATTGGCTCACTGGTTGACGATGCCATTATCGATGTGGAAAACGTTTACAAGAGATTAAGACAAAACCACCAAAAACCGCTAAACGAAAGAGAGTCATATTTCACTGTTGTTTTTGAAGCGTCAAAAGAAATCCGATCTTCAATATTAAATGCGACAATAATTATTATGGTGGCATTTCTTCCACTATTTTTTCTTTCGGGAATGGAAGGAAGAATGCTAAAACCACTTGGAATTGCTTTTACTGTATCGCTTTTTGTTTCGCTCGTTGTTGCAATGACACTAACTCCTTTACTATCAAAAATGATTTTGGCCAACAACAAATACCTGGCTAAAAACGAAAAAGAGAAGTGGCTGGTACGGAAACTAAGCGATTTATATGAGCGCTCGCTTACTTGGACCCTGAAACATAAAACCCTGGCCATTTCGTCCACTCTTGCTGTATTTGTAGTTGCAATAATTGCCTTTTCAACTCTCGGAAGAAGCTTTTTACCGGAATTCAATGAAGGTTCACTCACTTTATCGGTAGTAAGTAAACCCGGAATTTCGCTGGAAGAAAGCAATCGAATTGGCAACCTGGCAGAAGATGAGTTACTTGCCATACCTGAAGTTTTAACCACAGCGCGCCGAACCGGACGCGGAGAGCTTGATGAACACTCACAAACCACCAACAGCGCTGAAATAGATGTAAACTTTCAACTGGAAAAACGAAGTCAGGAAGAATTTTTGGCAGATGTGCGAATGACGCTGGCATCTATTCCCGGAATTGCATTTACCGTGGGGCAACCACTGGGGCATCGAATTGATCATATGCTTTCCGGAACACGGGCCAATATTGCCATAAAACTGTTCGGAAACAATTTAAACCGCATGTTTACAATCGGAAATGAAATCAGGAACACCATCATTGGTATTGAAGGACTCGTTGACGTAAATGTTCAACAACAAGTAGAAATACCACAAATTCAAATCCGCCCCGACAGGGATTTGCTTGCAAACTACGGAATTACAATTGAACAGTTTAATAAGTTTGTTGACATTGCATTCGCCGGGGCAAAAATGGGAGACATTTTTGAAGGGCAACAAAGTTTTGACCTTATTTTGAGACTCAACAAAGATTACACTGAATCCATCGAAGGTATCAAAAATGCGCTGATTGGTACCTGGGACGGGAAAAAAGTACCACTGGAAGAAGTAGCTGAAATAAAATCGGCAAGCGGTCCCAGTTCTATCAGCCGCGAAAACGTGCAGCGAAAACTTGTGATTTCGGCAAATGTAGCAGGACGCGATCTTCGCAGCGTGGTAGAGGACATTCAAAAAAATATAAATGCAAACATAGAACTTCCTGAAGGTTATCGTGTTGAATATGGCGGGCAGTTTGAAAGTGAAGCCAAAGCTTCCCGAACGCTCTTGCTGGCGTCGGTAATTTCAATTCTACTGATTTATCTTCTTCTATTTCAGGAATTCAGAAACTTTAAACTGGCAGGAATTATTTTGCTAAATCTTCCTCTGGCACTCATTGGTGGTATTTTTGCTATTTATTTTACTTCGGGAGTTTTGAGTATTCCTGCGATTATTGGATTTATCACTTTGTTTGGAATTGCAACCAGAAACGGAATACTTTTGATATCAAACTACCAAAAACTGCAAAAACAAGGTTTCTCACTAGCTGAAACGGTAATTAAAGGTTCAAGCGACCGGTTAAATGCTATTTTAATGACTGCGTTAACCGCTGCACTTGCATTAATTCCTTTGGCAATGAGAGGCCATCTTTCAGGAAATGAAATTCAAAGCCCTATGGCAAAAGTAATTTTAGCTGGATTATTAACATCTACATTACTTAACGTCTACATCATTCCCATTGTATTTGTTCTTTTAAATGGTCGCGGAAACGTTAAAACAGAAGAAGCATGA
- a CDS encoding efflux RND transporter periplasmic adaptor subunit translates to MKKKLLIAVVAAFYLAACSNQNSHSSDSEHKHEAEHVHTHEGEDEHEHHHHTGAHEEHAHNHETEAEHFHEESEHQGHNHEAPADREEAVNEVEHEHEELKSYITAYSDTYEVFAEADPFVAGEEADVLVHFTNLSDFSPLKSEKINMQMLVNGKTQNKTLDNPVKKGMYNFTIKPAASGKGQLIFAVENGSENKKIVADITVFKDDAEAHETIEATAPDKTNATVFTKSQSWKIDFATAFPKTEPFGQVIKTTAQVQSAPNDAQVLTAKTSGIVVFGNTSVLPGNKVSKGQNLFSISGNSFAENNSGVKFLEAKSNFEKAKLDYERIQGLAEDKIVTKARLLEAKNDFENAEAIYTNLSKNFSALGQTVKSPMKGFIQHLYVRNGEFVEAGQAIAIVSQNKNLMLYAEVQSKYAGDLVFLNSANISTANQQKMYSLEELNGKIVSWGKSANQSNYLIPVNIQIEDNGEFYPGNFVKIYLKTTSDQQALTIPSSSLLEEQGIYYAYVQLTPELFEKREIKTGTSDGLKTSVLAGLNPGERIVTKGAVVIKLSQASGALDPHAGHVH, encoded by the coding sequence ATGAAAAAAAAGTTACTGATAGCTGTAGTTGCAGCTTTTTATTTAGCCGCCTGCAGCAACCAAAATTCCCATTCATCCGATTCAGAACACAAACATGAAGCGGAACACGTTCACACTCACGAAGGTGAGGACGAACACGAACATCACCACCATACAGGGGCGCACGAAGAGCATGCTCATAACCATGAGACAGAAGCCGAACACTTTCACGAAGAAAGCGAACACCAGGGGCATAACCACGAAGCGCCTGCTGACCGCGAAGAAGCAGTGAATGAAGTTGAACATGAACATGAGGAGTTAAAATCATACATCACCGCTTACAGCGACACTTATGAAGTATTTGCTGAAGCCGATCCTTTTGTTGCCGGAGAAGAGGCGGATGTACTTGTACACTTTACAAATCTTTCCGATTTCTCACCATTAAAATCAGAGAAAATTAATATGCAAATGCTTGTTAATGGGAAAACACAAAATAAAACACTTGACAATCCGGTAAAAAAAGGAATGTACAACTTTACGATTAAACCCGCAGCTTCGGGGAAGGGGCAACTTATTTTTGCAGTTGAAAACGGTTCAGAAAATAAAAAAATAGTAGCCGATATTACTGTTTTTAAAGACGACGCAGAAGCACACGAAACTATTGAAGCGACCGCACCCGATAAAACAAATGCCACAGTGTTCACAAAAAGCCAGTCGTGGAAAATTGATTTTGCTACTGCCTTCCCAAAGACCGAACCTTTTGGACAGGTTATAAAAACTACAGCGCAGGTCCAGTCGGCCCCTAACGATGCGCAGGTTCTTACTGCAAAAACGAGTGGTATTGTTGTATTTGGAAACACTTCGGTTTTGCCGGGAAACAAAGTTTCAAAAGGACAAAACCTGTTTTCAATTTCGGGCAATAGTTTTGCAGAAAATAACTCGGGCGTTAAATTTTTAGAGGCCAAAAGCAACTTCGAAAAAGCAAAACTCGACTATGAAAGAATTCAGGGATTGGCTGAAGATAAAATTGTAACCAAAGCGCGCCTTCTGGAAGCCAAAAACGATTTTGAAAATGCAGAAGCTATTTACACAAACCTAAGCAAAAATTTCAGCGCTCTCGGACAAACAGTAAAAAGTCCGATGAAAGGGTTTATTCAGCATTTGTATGTCCGGAATGGTGAATTTGTCGAAGCAGGACAAGCTATTGCAATAGTTTCGCAAAACAAAAATTTGATGCTTTACGCTGAAGTTCAGTCAAAATATGCGGGCGATCTAGTATTCCTTAATTCCGCAAATATCTCGACTGCCAATCAGCAAAAAATGTATTCTTTGGAAGAATTGAATGGCAAAATTGTTTCCTGGGGCAAATCGGCCAATCAAAGCAACTACCTCATTCCGGTAAATATTCAGATTGAAGACAACGGAGAATTTTATCCAGGCAATTTTGTAAAAATCTACTTAAAAACGACGTCAGATCAACAAGCGCTGACAATCCCAAGTTCATCACTTTTGGAAGAGCAAGGCATCTATTACGCTTATGTTCAATTAACACCGGAACTATTTGAAAAGCGCGAAATCAAAACCGGGACTTCCGACGGATTAAAAACATCCGTGTTGGCAGGATTAAATCCCGGCGAAAGAATTGTTACAAAAGGGGCAGTTGTTATTAAACTTTCGCAAGCCTCCGGCGCATTAGATCCACATGCAGGTCATGTTCACTAA
- a CDS encoding DUF6769 family protein, with protein MIKRATAVYHVLVVSILLLAHAVVPHIHFDDEIVITGSVEHRNIENCKHNHHKHSEEDSSEADFCLLKQVYLARSNDTESGDELQQWLKDQHDSSDVLFAILYFSKDYFFTPPTQPPIFFHLNSFYSYLGNGSINSRGSPLA; from the coding sequence ATGATTAAAAGGGCAACAGCAGTTTATCATGTTTTAGTCGTCAGTATTTTGTTACTGGCTCATGCAGTTGTTCCACATATTCATTTTGATGATGAAATTGTAATTACAGGTTCGGTTGAACACCGAAATATAGAGAACTGCAAACACAATCACCATAAACACAGCGAAGAAGACAGCAGCGAAGCTGATTTCTGCTTACTAAAACAAGTTTATCTTGCCCGTTCAAACGACACAGAATCAGGAGACGAACTTCAGCAATGGCTAAAAGATCAACACGACAGTTCGGATGTTTTGTTTGCCATTTTGTATTTTTCTAAAGATTATTTTTTTACACCTCCAACCCAACCACCAATATTTTTTCACCTTAACTCGTTTTATTCCTATCTCGGAAACGGAAGTATAAATTCGCGCGGCTCACCCCTGGCCTAA
- a CDS encoding sugar-binding domain-containing protein — translation MPIKTYFRIFLLLGIIFQFSCTRNEFISTRETIDLSGTWQFAMDSAQVGIEKNWFSELLTETVQLPGTMDENDKGIPNKNYDETMRLSREKMYEGWAWYQKEITINESWKSKEIFLTLERTKPAKIWIDGQFTGENATILSPQKYNLTPALTPGKHVLTILVNNGNGSVPNGIKGSHSWTEHTQTNWNGIIGEIKLEATEKNYISLLAVTPELKTKEAVVALRIFSNEAESQKVKVKLRAASWNTQENHNVPAKSYEVNLSPGQNRIVLKYPAGDKMQLWSEFSPALYKLSAELITENGTDNLQANFGFRNFSTSGTQFTINGTTTFLRGEHNACVFPLTAHPPMDVESWIELFQIAKSYGINHYRYHSWTPPDAAFAAADIEGIYMQPETPFWGSLRENDPSGLNEFLLNEGEKIIESYGNHASFVMFALGNELSGSLDQMQKMVNQLRPLAPEKLFAYGSNNYLGTRGQVEGEDFLVTCRVGADTDTSYSTHTRASFSFADAYDGGYINGRYPSTDLNYAGAISKCSVPVIGHEIAQYQVYPNFDEIKKYTGVLKPWNLEIFKKRLEAAGMADQAKDFFRASGALSALGYRADIEMAIRTPGFGGFQLLDLQDFSGQGTALVGLLDAFMDSKGLITPEEFSHFSNKVVPLLITEKYCWTNGENFSAKIQVANYSESDLENQKLTWQIINADGEIVGSGSDNKSVPQGEVFNFTEVKQPLSELKAPQKLTLQIVLEETSYQNTYPIWVYPENKNISVPSEIYISENIDAQTISQLNSGEKVLLFPNHKKYAAFSVGGLFTTDYWNYKMFKGISENNNKPVSPGTMGILTNPEHPLFTSFPTEFHSNWQWWPIVKKSRPFILDNAPDGYKPLVQVIDNIERNHKLGLVFEFAVGEGKLLICMSDLKAIQDKPEARQFYKSILEYMDSDDFQPETKLTEQELKTLFTSVPAEHNIQTIGNISYE, via the coding sequence ATGCCAATAAAAACTTACTTCCGTATTTTTCTGCTTTTAGGAATTATTTTTCAATTTTCGTGTACCAGAAATGAATTTATTTCTACACGAGAAACCATTGATTTAAGTGGAACATGGCAATTTGCGATGGATTCTGCGCAGGTTGGAATAGAAAAAAACTGGTTCTCGGAACTATTAACTGAAACGGTTCAACTACCGGGAACAATGGATGAAAATGACAAAGGTATCCCAAATAAAAATTACGACGAAACCATGAGATTGTCGCGTGAAAAAATGTATGAAGGATGGGCATGGTACCAAAAGGAAATAACGATTAACGAAAGCTGGAAAAGTAAAGAAATTTTCTTGACGCTCGAACGGACAAAACCCGCAAAAATTTGGATCGACGGACAATTCACAGGCGAAAACGCTACGATTTTGTCTCCTCAAAAATACAATCTCACCCCTGCTCTTACGCCAGGGAAACATGTATTGACCATTCTGGTAAATAACGGAAATGGTTCAGTTCCGAACGGAATAAAAGGCTCCCACTCCTGGACAGAACACACACAAACCAATTGGAATGGAATAATTGGTGAAATAAAACTGGAAGCAACAGAAAAAAACTATATCAGTTTACTTGCTGTCACGCCCGAGCTAAAAACCAAAGAAGCAGTTGTGGCCCTTCGAATATTTTCAAATGAAGCAGAAAGTCAGAAGGTAAAAGTTAAATTAAGAGCAGCTTCCTGGAACACACAGGAAAATCATAATGTTCCTGCTAAAAGTTATGAGGTCAATCTGAGTCCGGGACAAAATCGGATAGTATTAAAATATCCGGCTGGAGATAAAATGCAGCTTTGGAGTGAGTTCTCCCCCGCTCTTTACAAACTTTCAGCAGAACTGATTACAGAAAATGGAACCGACAATTTGCAGGCAAATTTTGGATTTCGCAATTTTTCCACATCGGGAACTCAATTTACAATCAATGGAACAACAACATTCTTAAGAGGCGAACACAATGCTTGTGTTTTCCCATTAACAGCTCACCCTCCCATGGATGTGGAGAGTTGGATCGAATTATTTCAAATTGCAAAGTCATACGGAATAAACCATTATCGTTATCATTCATGGACACCACCTGACGCCGCTTTTGCTGCTGCGGATATTGAGGGAATTTACATGCAGCCGGAAACACCGTTTTGGGGGAGTTTACGTGAAAATGATCCGTCGGGATTAAATGAATTTCTGTTAAACGAAGGTGAAAAAATTATTGAAAGTTATGGAAACCACGCCTCATTTGTCATGTTTGCCCTGGGAAATGAACTCAGTGGAAGCCTTGACCAAATGCAAAAAATGGTAAACCAACTCCGGCCACTCGCCCCGGAGAAACTGTTTGCTTATGGTTCAAATAATTACCTTGGCACCAGGGGCCAGGTTGAAGGAGAAGATTTTTTAGTCACCTGCCGGGTAGGAGCTGATACCGATACAAGCTACAGCACACACACACGCGCCTCATTTTCGTTTGCCGATGCTTACGATGGCGGATACATTAACGGAAGATACCCCTCTACCGATTTGAACTACGCCGGGGCCATCAGTAAATGTTCAGTTCCGGTTATCGGACACGAAATTGCACAGTATCAGGTGTATCCTAATTTCGATGAAATAAAAAAATATACAGGTGTACTAAAACCATGGAACCTGGAAATATTCAAAAAACGTTTGGAAGCCGCCGGAATGGCTGATCAGGCAAAGGATTTTTTCCGGGCATCGGGTGCGCTGAGCGCTTTGGGCTACCGGGCTGATATTGAAATGGCCATTCGTACCCCCGGATTTGGCGGATTCCAACTGCTCGATCTACAAGATTTTTCTGGCCAGGGGACTGCACTTGTAGGGCTGCTCGATGCATTTATGGATAGCAAAGGACTTATCACTCCCGAAGAATTCTCGCATTTCTCTAATAAAGTTGTGCCCCTTTTAATTACAGAAAAATATTGCTGGACAAACGGTGAAAATTTCTCCGCAAAAATACAGGTGGCCAACTATTCTGAATCTGATTTGGAAAACCAGAAACTGACATGGCAAATTATAAATGCAGATGGTGAAATTGTAGGAAGTGGTTCTGACAACAAATCAGTCCCACAGGGCGAAGTATTCAATTTTACAGAGGTAAAACAACCTCTCTCTGAATTAAAAGCACCTCAAAAACTCACGCTGCAAATAGTACTCGAAGAAACATCTTACCAAAACACTTACCCCATTTGGGTATATCCGGAAAACAAAAATATAAGTGTTCCTTCAGAAATATATATCTCAGAAAATATAGATGCACAAACCATAAGTCAGTTAAATTCAGGAGAAAAAGTGCTGCTGTTCCCCAACCATAAAAAATATGCGGCCTTTTCGGTTGGAGGGCTATTTACAACCGATTACTGGAATTATAAAATGTTTAAGGGAATCTCGGAAAACAATAACAAACCGGTTTCTCCGGGAACAATGGGAATTTTAACCAACCCTGAACATCCCTTATTTACGTCTTTCCCAACAGAGTTTCACAGCAACTGGCAATGGTGGCCCATTGTCAAAAAAAGCCGGCCGTTTATCCTCGATAATGCTCCGGATGGCTACAAACCTTTGGTTCAGGTGATTGATAATATTGAACGTAACCATAAACTGGGTTTGGTGTTTGAGTTTGCAGTGGGTGAAGGAAAATTGCTAATTTGCATGTCGGATTTAAAAGCCATTCAGGATAAACCGGAAGCGCGGCAGTTTTATAAAAGTATTTTGGAGTATATGGATTCAGACGATTTTCAGCCTGAAACAAAATTAACAGAACAGGAACTGAAAACGCTGTTTACATCTGTGCCTGCGGAACACAACATCCAGACCATCGGGAATATTTCATATGAATAA